A genomic region of Anopheles coustani chromosome 3, idAnoCousDA_361_x.2, whole genome shotgun sequence contains the following coding sequences:
- the LOC131259318 gene encoding uncharacterized protein LOC131259318: protein MIVSEMLPELLFSVGGGMQDFSKDDLGLLGSGVVSGDKDLLGHPHSQQSHDQHHHTGSQPIHLHPSGSGSVGLVSGIDEIKLTHIPDLLEPADGSKLEDSERDLYPWHTGTNIGSRFLRSSDDPLISGGTNDNPHDNELSVPTVSQSMCPSPTTPPPKHRHPSVVLSPELRETTLSPLPTPPKANATIQQQQKRTNGGAAPRARRKGPLKLRFHHQALPQEYLDHYEATQNSLQRKESAQHSQSSRPARQNKQQTAQQTRKAMMERQAAQEREERANESVRSWLQKILELQKEGVSLAPLKDEPAQMVQSPSQATPPGVADSGVTNQSGSPPKRVVNYTDLPYMGEITLDNSKPRRGRKPKKADICHLIYKNYGTILPGTPNRELGPEKSGAITKGCSKSVASLLERRLTSCDERKSKPSGESEPSEPKDDSPVKGRRKEEPLNLCVRDSGGSVSNGVLGGESFSLSSSEEDPDEVFASSCPTPIITASDICTDQALAANMKLSLPTLQSSSGSTTETPSTADTPPGCMYWSTNPASSSLFAHPISMYYPVAAASGEDSSKTSDEQVRPGRSGRVGAPSSTASSPPISPSGLKAEQQHPMLVPKHISQLMKNDKQSGPSSGNQRSPPAQKRKRSAIFIPPVPAENSSNPATEVSICKFKFTGGAKPCLQEKKILSVDSGGNFRYYSGTGDKSMRGYEFFPRESLQQSSINATSTTGAFLNASGERISCDLPPPSLGLSNDLLQIPEFPTSPQPPGPAGSLAGDPTSPSPSTGSPSIRLHPNTAASERRRRKSRRATQRESLEKTFKEKGFLIQTQQLQSAEGATYCKFRQLRKFTRYLFRSWKDYLPGELQQEQQHAPLQDGELPGMILPPIVTSTRDTPPQVHCVDEGSSLLRTSSTRSSMQMETVDICESPHHRSTPPIVTTHHRLRRSRRTSTASATSQHVHSETLVIDASYHKRSGSLSPVVD from the exons ATGATCGTTTCGGAAATGCTCCCAGAATTGCTGTTTTCGG TTGGAGGAGGTATGCAAGACTTCTCCAAGGATGATCTAGGACTACTAGGCTCGGGTGTTGTAAGCGGCGACAAGGACCTTCTTGGGCATCCGCATTCACAGCAGTCACACGATCAGCATCACCACACTGGAAGCCAGcctattcatctccatccgtCCGGAAGTGGAAGTGTGGGACTCGTGAGTGGTAtcgatgaaataaaattaacccACATACCGGACCTTCTGGAGCCGGCGGATGGCAGCAAGTTGGAAGACTCGGAACGTGATCTCTACCCTTGGCACACCGGAACCAACATCGGGAGTAGATTTCT GCGCAGCTCTGATGATCCGCTGATCTCCGGTGGTACCAACGACAATCCGCACGATAATGAACTTAGTGTGCCCACGGTCAGCCAGTCCATGTGTCCGTCgccaacaacaccaccaccgaagCACCGTCACCCGAGCGTCGTCCTGTCACCGGAGCTACGTGAAACGACACTGTCGCCCTTGCCGACGCCACCGAAGGCTAACGCCACCATC caacagcagcagaaacgtACGAACGGTGGGGCGGCACCTAGGGCGCGCCGAAAGGGACCGCTCAAGCTGCGCTTCCATCACCAGGCACTGCCGCAGGAGTACCTCGACCACTATGAGGCAACGCAGAACAGTCTGCAGCGCAAAGAATCAGCCCAGCACAGTCAATCGAGTCGTCCGGCCCGACAGAATAAGCAGCAGACGGCCCAGCAAACAAGGAAGGCCATGATGGAGCGTCAGGCTGCCCAGGAACGAGAGGAGCGAGCGAACGAATCTGTGCGCAGCTGGCTGCAGAAGATCCTGGAGCTGCAGAAGGAGGGCGTTTCGCTGGCTCCACTCAAGGACGAACCGGCCCAAATGGTGCAATCGCCTTCACAAGCTACTCCTCCGGGTGTGGCCGACAGCGGTGTCACCAATCAGAGCGGATCTCCACCGAAACGTGTGGTCAACTACACCGATCTGCCGTACATGGGCGAGATTACGTTGGATAACTCCAAACCACGGCGCGGCCGCAAACCGAAGAAAGCCGATATATGCCATTTGATCTACAAGAACTACGGAACGATCCTCCCCGGCACTCCTAACCGAGAGCTGGGGCCGGAAAAGTCGGGTGCGATCACGAAGGGGTGCTCCAAATCCGTCGCAAGCCTACTCGAACGACGCCTGACGTCGTGCGATGAGAGGAAAAGCAAACCGAGCGGAGAATCGGAACCATCCGAACCGAAGGACGATAGCCCGGTCAAAGGTCGGCGAAAGGAGGAACCGTTGAATCTGTGTGTGCGCGATTCGGGTGGGAGTGTGAGCAATGGCGTTCTCGGAGGTGAATCGTTTAGTCTTTCGAGTTCGGAAGAGGATCCGGACGAGGTGTTTGCCTCGTCCTGCCCAACACCAATTATTACCGCATCGGATATCTGCACCGACCAGGCACTGGCGGCAAATATGAAGTTGTCTCTCCCGACGTTACAATCTTCGTCGGGAAGCACAACAGAGACTCCGTCCACAGCCGATACTCCCCCGGGGTGTATGTACTGGTCAACGAACCCGGCAAGCAGTAGTCTCTTTGCCCATCCCATCTCAATGTACTATCCAGTAGCAGCGGCATCTGGAGAAGATTCAAGCAAAACTTCCGACGAGCAAGTTCGTCCTGGGCGAAGTGGCCGTGTGGGAGCACCTTCATCGACCGCCTCGTCTCCACCGATATCTCCGAGTGGGTTGAAAGCTGAACAACAACATCCGATGCTGGTTCCGAAGCATATTTCGCAGTTGATGAAAAACGACAAGCAATCCGGCCCAAGCAGCGGCAATCAACGGTCTCCTCCGGCGCAGAAACGTAAGCGATCGGCCATTTTCATACCACCGGTCCCGGCAGAGAACAGCTCCAATCCGGCCACGGAGGTGAGCATCTGCAAGTTCAAATTCACCGGTGGAGCCAAACCGTGCCTGCAGGAGAAGAAAATACTGAGCGTCGATTCGGGCGGCAACTTTCGGTACTACTCTGGCACGGGTGACAAATCGATGCGTGGCTATGAGTTCTTCCCACGAGAAAGCCTTCAGCAGAGCAGCATCAACGCCACCAGCACGACCGGTGCGTTCCTTAATGCGTCCGGTGAGCGCATTTCGTGCGATCTGCCACCACCGTCGCTTGGACTGAGCAACGATTTGTTGCAAATTCCGGAATTTCCAACGTCACCGCAACCGCCAGGTCCGGCAGGATCGCTCGCGGGCGATCCGACGTCACCGTCACCCTCCACCGGCAGCCCCTCGATTCGACTGCACCCGAACACTGCGGCCTCCGAGCGGCGTCGACGGAAGAGCCGCCGGGCGACGCAGCGCGAATCGCTGGAGAAAACTTTCAAAGAGAAGGGCTTTCTCATCCAGACGCAGCAGCTACAATCGGCCGAAGGTGCGACCTACTGTAAATTCCGACAATTACGCAAATTTACCCGCTATCTCTTCCGAAGCTGGAAAGACTATCTCCCGGGCGAGCtacagcaggagcagcagcacgcTCCACTACAGGATGGGGAACTGCCCGGTATGATACTGCCACCGATCGTCACGTCGACACGTGACACACCGCCTCAGGTGCACTGCGTGGACGAGGGATCATCTCTGTTGCGCACTTCATCCACGCGCAGCAGCATGCAAATGGAAACGGTCGACATCTGCGAGTCGCCCCATCACCGAAGCACTCCGCCGATCGTAACGACGCACCATCGGTTGAGGCGAAGCCGGCGTACATCGACGGCAAGTGCCACCTCACAGCACGTCCATTCCGAAACGTTAGTGATCGATGCGTCCTATCACAAGCGAAGCGGTAGTTTATCGCCTGTTGTCGACTAA